In Zea mays cultivar B73 chromosome 7, Zm-B73-REFERENCE-NAM-5.0, whole genome shotgun sequence, the following proteins share a genomic window:
- the LOC100273696 gene encoding Probable transcription factor At3g04930, whose amino-acid sequence MPPTGDDPPASAGISFPDADGGGDSEDGDFAGAHLLDPTDPGLPNPTTSSATGLPHAIPAAGSGGGPVTSGNGGERRPLFQRLWTEEDEIVILRGFAEFTAARGTAFASHQYDTDPFYEDMRRRLQLDFTKSQLVEKLRRLKRKYRNCVSRLRESGATFTFRSPHEQAIFEIARNIWRPTNKHGRDPSADSDDEDAAAATQIPANTSPNGEAKSPSSTRQRRRRRVMEFSPATGAAPATNMLQPPQPVQLSVSVPVKMDDSLPAQPQTPMPVMVAMDGSEPLRLPVVSPQSGVSDAEKTCLTPLFKEMLRAAINVGANPFGAKLPEPPLGLAMEGEKWRKQRILELEVYLKRIELLQDQAKATLEELKSSTPGS is encoded by the coding sequence ATGCCTCCCACCGGCGACGACCCGCCGGCTTCCGCCGGCATCTCCTTCCCCGacgcggacggcggcggcgattcTGAAGACGGCGACTTCGCCGGCGCCCACCTCCTCGACCCCACCGATCCGGGCCTCCCCAAccccaccacctcctccgccaccGGCCTGCCCCACGCGATCCCTGCGGCCGGGAGCGGCGGCGGCCCGGTCACCTCTGGCAACGGCGGGGAGCGGCGGCCCCTGTTCCAGCGCCTCTGGACCGAGGAGGACGAGATCGTGATCCTCCGCGGCTTCGCGGAGTTCACCGCCGCGCGCGGCACGGCGTTCGCGTCGCACCAGTACGACACCGACCCCTTCTACGAGGACATGCGCCGCCGCCTCCAGCTCGACTTCACCAAGAGCCAGCTCGTCGAGAAGCTCCGCCGCCTCAAGCGCAAGTACCGCAACTGCGTCTCTCGCCTCCGCGAATCCGGCGCCACCTTCACCTTCCGCTCCCCGCACGAGCAGGCCATCTTTGAGATTGCGCGCAACATCTGGCGCCCCACAAACAAACACGGCCGGGATCCCTCGGCTGACTCTGACGACGAAGACGCCGCCGCCGCGACACAGATACCTGCCAACACCAGCCCCAACGGAGAAGCCAAGTCCCCGTCCTCTACACGGCAGCGTCGTCGCAGGCGAGTGATGGAATTCAGCCCTGCCACTGGCGCCGCCCCTGCCACAAACATGCTGCAGCCCCCTCAGCCAGTGCAATTGTCTGTATCGGTGCCTGTCAAGATGGATGACTCTCTCCCAGCACAGCCCCAGACTCCAATGCCAGTGATGGTGGCCATGGATGGCTCAGAGCCTCTCAGGTTGCCAGTGGTGTCGCCTCAATCAGGAGTTTCTGATGCTGAGAAGACTTGCCTGACTCCTCTGTTTAAGGAGATGCTACGGGCAGCGATAAATGTCGGAGCAAACCCATTTGGTGCAAAGCTTCCTGAGCCGCCGCTTGGGTTGGCCATGGAAGGGGAGAAGTGGCGGAAACAGCGGATTTTGGAGCTGGAGGTGTACTTGAAGAGGATCGAGCTGCTGCAGGATCAGGCGAAGGCAACGCTTGAGGAGCTCAAGTCATCAACCCCTGGGTCTTAA